Proteins from a single region of Bactrocera neohumeralis isolate Rockhampton unplaced genomic scaffold, APGP_CSIRO_Bneo_wtdbg2-racon-allhic-juicebox.fasta_v2 cluster10, whole genome shotgun sequence:
- the LOC126764871 gene encoding uncharacterized protein LOC126764871, translating to MNNHFSWTREPEELVAFEVLIYLKQKKITKKNERKEKLSKRHSTSTLTRKVSARTRDHSDQPDSHTDDNNVGASHMDSSKNDADDEFSLTSSKTKQNTLVLEHTAIAAQRFGVSDRAAALIVSSAFLGALIVSSAFLGAKKAGLITEDQGSFVTDKCKISRAKKNVGVKLQNTESIDSVYGLYFDGRKDNTLTQVSEGEKYYRGTVKEEHISLIAEPGCHYFGHVTSPSGSAEDETQAIWQHLQDNSVDVEHLEVVSADGTKTNTGWKGGIIRKLEEIIGRPLQWVVCLLHFNELPFRALFEHIDGVSKSPNTFSGDIGKLLPDCEKLPVVKFESFPSCQLPSEVIIPTQLSTDQAYLYKISEAIISGECSSDLASMHPGNMCKSRWLTCAN from the coding sequence atgaacaaccatttctcttggaccagagaaccagaagaattggtcgcatttgaagtgttgatctacctgaaacaaaaaaagattacaaagaaaaatgaacgtaaagaaaagctttcaaaacgtcattcaacatcaacacttaccagaaaagtatcagctagaacacgtgaccattcagatcagccagactctcatacagacgacaacaatgtaggtgcgtcgcacatggattcttccaaaaacgatgctgatgatgaattttctcttacatcctctaaaaccaaacaaaacacactagtattagaacacactgctatagctgcccaaagatttggagtaagtgatagagcagcggccttgattgtttcatctgcttttctgggtgccttgattgtttcatctgcttttctgggtgccaaaaaagcaggtttgataacagaggatcagggtagctttgtcactgacaaatgcaagattagtcgggcaaaaaaaaatgttggagttaagctccaaaacaccgaaagtattgactctgtatatgggctgtattttgacggccgcaaagacaatacacttacacaagtcagcgaaggtgaaaagtactaccgcggcactgtcaaagaggaacatatttctcttatagcggaacctggttgtcattattttggccacgtcacctctccttccgggtcagctgaggatgagacccaagctatatggcaacatttacaagacaattcagttgatgtggaacatctagaagttgtcagtgctgatggcaccaagaCGAACActggttggaaaggtggaatcattcggaaactagaagaaataataggtaggccattacagtgggttgtttgtcttctacatttcaacgaacttccatttcgtgctcttttcgaacacatagatggtgtctcaaagagtccaaatacattctctggcgacataggtaaactgctccctgattgtgagaagttgcctgttgtcaaatttgaaagttttccatcctgccaattaccttctgaggttattattccgacccaacttagcacagaccaagcttatctctataaaatatcagaagctatTATTTCCGGtgaatgttcctcagatttagcgtcgatgcatccaggtaacatgtgcaaatctcgctggctcacctgtgcaaattga
- the LOC126764930 gene encoding uncharacterized protein LOC126764930 translates to MLFFPKMCSSDSDIPATPKKKLMQKYKPEWEKQCTICAVNFTIGSGGIGQIKQHQETQKHKFKAEAKKTSGALKNFLTSSTESNSSVSSEVTQHILQQHGLH, encoded by the exons atgttattttttccaaaaatgtgtTCTTCTGATAGTGATATACCAGCtacgccaaaaaaaaagttaatgcaAAAATACAAACCCGAGTGGGAAAAACA GTGTACAATCTGCGCAGTGAATTTTACAATCGGTTCAGGTGGCATTGGCCAG ATTAAGCAACATCAAGAAACTCAAAAACACAAGTTTAAAGCTGAAGCCAAAAAAACATCTGGTGCATTAAAGAATTTCCTTACATCAAGTACTGAGTCGAATTCTTCAGTATCAAGTGAAG TGACACAACATATCTTACAACAGCATGGACTGCACTAA